The Streptococcus viridans genome includes a window with the following:
- a CDS encoding DUF1033 family protein has protein sequence MYQVIEMYGDYEPWWFLEDWEKDIVTSQSFDDYYEALKYYKRQWLLLREQSPLFKSRSDLMTIFWDPEDQRWCEECAEYVQQYHSVALLENDQKIPRSKRRPGYEKGNAHTAHRSCKLDYESNNL, from the coding sequence ATGTATCAAGTAATTGAAATGTATGGAGATTACGAACCCTGGTGGTTTTTAGAAGATTGGGAGAAGGACATTGTCACTAGTCAGAGTTTTGATGACTATTATGAAGCCCTAAAATACTACAAACGCCAATGGTTACTTTTAAGAGAGCAATCTCCATTATTTAAAAGTAGAAGTGATTTAATGACGATTTTTTGGGATCCCGAGGATCAGCGCTGGTGTGAAGAGTGTGCGGAATACGTGCAACAATATCATTCAGTTGCCTTATTAGAAAATGATCAGAAGATTCCGAGAAGCAAGCGTCGTCCAGGTTACGAAAAAGGGAATGCCCACACGGCTCATCGCTCTTGTAAGCTAGACTACGAGAGCAATAATCTATAG
- the comGA gene encoding competence type IV pilus ATPase ComGA, whose translation MVQEIAQSIIRMASNAEAQDIYFVPRASDYQLFLRVGDERRFVETYSQEQMVAVISHFKFMAGMNVGERRRSQLGSCDYSLGDKVLSLRLSTVGDYRGYESLVIRLLHNEDRELRFWFDQLQELEEKVSKRGLYLFAGPVGSGKTTLMHALAKKKFSGQQVMSIEDPVEIKQEEMLQLQLNEAIGMTYDSLIKLSLRHRPDLLLIGEIRDTETARAVIRASLTGVTVFSTIHAKSIPGVYERLLELGASEEELRIVLQGICYQRLIKGGGVTDFAIQDYQNHSSQKWNQQMDALYEAGHIELDQAQAEKIIDC comes from the coding sequence ATGGTTCAAGAAATTGCACAATCCATAATTCGAATGGCATCGAATGCCGAAGCTCAGGATATTTATTTTGTTCCTCGAGCATCAGACTATCAGCTCTTTCTAAGGGTTGGGGATGAGCGACGCTTTGTCGAGACCTATTCGCAAGAACAAATGGTAGCGGTCATCAGCCATTTTAAGTTTATGGCAGGGATGAATGTGGGGGAAAGGCGCCGGAGTCAATTGGGCTCCTGTGACTATTCTCTAGGGGATAAGGTCTTGTCCTTACGCTTGTCTACTGTGGGAGACTATAGGGGATACGAGAGTTTGGTTATTCGCCTGCTCCATAATGAGGACCGAGAGCTCCGTTTCTGGTTCGACCAACTTCAAGAGCTAGAAGAGAAGGTGAGTAAGCGGGGGCTCTACTTATTTGCGGGTCCAGTCGGATCGGGGAAGACGACACTGATGCATGCCCTGGCCAAGAAGAAATTTTCGGGGCAACAAGTCATGTCGATTGAAGACCCGGTAGAAATTAAGCAAGAAGAGATGCTGCAACTGCAACTCAATGAAGCGATTGGCATGACCTATGATAGCTTGATTAAACTGTCTCTGCGTCATCGCCCGGATCTCCTCCTCATCGGAGAAATCCGTGACACGGAGACAGCTCGCGCAGTTATTCGGGCTAGTCTGACAGGTGTGACAGTCTTTTCCACCATCCATGCCAAGAGCATTCCTGGGGTTTATGAACGCCTATTGGAGTTGGGGGCGAGTGAGGAGGAGTTACGGATTGTCCTTCAAGGGATATGTTACCAGCGTTTGATAAAGGGAGGAGGTGTCACTGACTTTGCCATCCAAGATTACCAAAACCACTCCAGTCAAAAGTGGAACCAGCAAATGGACGCGCTTTATGAAGCGGGACATATTGAGCTGGATCAGGCGCAAGCCGAAAAAATTATCGATTGCTAA
- a CDS encoding glycosyl hydrolase family 8, with the protein MRTKKMKYLWFVVILAVFCLTLFLARTRSKVEMRNRLYRQWTEHYLVKDGKQSYVRTTNSNQETVVLSEAQGYGMLITVEAAKKDLADQKDFDRLYRYYQNNRLDDTQLMAWKQTIKKGELSSEHQNATDGDLYIAYALMEAAKQWPEKGEGYQNQAKAILDDILKYNYNETTGVLTVGNWADQDSEFYHLMRTSDTLPSFFQSFYELTGNKQWLSIKEKMLAQLDAISSQTKTGLLPDFMWVDEQGARVADPDTIESKYDGAYSYNACRLPYNLAQSQDKTSQKLAKKMLDFFMKQRNIYAGYDLKGNALHQYQAASFIAPVSYAAENGDGYLKLVQQNKFIFMQDLSTENYYDATMTTMIALQLF; encoded by the coding sequence ATGAGAACAAAGAAAATGAAATATTTATGGTTTGTGGTCATCCTGGCAGTCTTTTGTTTGACCCTCTTCTTAGCTCGGACAAGAAGTAAGGTGGAGATGCGGAACCGCCTCTATCGTCAATGGACGGAACACTACCTCGTGAAGGATGGGAAGCAATCCTATGTTCGTACGACCAATAGCAACCAAGAAACGGTTGTCTTGTCAGAAGCGCAAGGTTATGGCATGCTGATCACAGTAGAGGCGGCTAAGAAAGACCTTGCCGACCAAAAGGATTTTGACCGTCTGTATCGGTATTATCAAAATAATCGCTTAGATGATACCCAATTGATGGCTTGGAAACAAACCATCAAAAAAGGGGAGCTTTCATCTGAACATCAAAATGCGACGGATGGTGATCTATATATAGCCTATGCTTTGATGGAGGCTGCAAAACAGTGGCCTGAGAAAGGTGAAGGCTATCAAAATCAAGCCAAGGCTATCTTGGACGACATTCTCAAGTACAACTACAATGAGACAACGGGTGTCTTGACAGTTGGGAATTGGGCCGATCAAGATTCCGAATTCTATCACTTGATGAGAACTTCTGATACCCTTCCATCTTTTTTCCAATCCTTCTATGAGTTGACTGGAAATAAACAATGGTTAAGTATTAAAGAGAAGATGTTGGCCCAGCTTGACGCCATCAGTTCGCAAACTAAGACAGGCCTTTTGCCAGACTTTATGTGGGTCGATGAACAAGGGGCGCGTGTAGCGGATCCGGATACCATCGAATCCAAGTATGATGGTGCCTACTCTTACAATGCTTGTCGTCTGCCATACAACTTGGCTCAAAGCCAGGACAAGACCAGTCAAAAATTGGCCAAGAAGATGCTGGATTTCTTCATGAAGCAACGAAATATCTATGCAGGCTATGATCTGAAAGGCAATGCCCTTCATCAGTACCAAGCAGCTAGCTTCATTGCTCCGGTATCTTATGCGGCTGAAAATGGAGATGGCTATCTCAAATTGGTGCAGCAGAACAAGTTTATCTTTATGCAAGATCTATCAACAGAAAATTATTACGATGCAACCATGACAACCATGATTGCCCTTCAATTGTTCTAA
- the wecB gene encoding non-hydrolyzing UDP-N-acetylglucosamine 2-epimerase, with amino-acid sequence MKKIKVMVVFGTRPEAIKMAPLVLELQKQSETIETITVVTAQHRQMLDQVLETFHIQPDYDLDIMGKNQSLLDITAKILEKFDPVVKEVHPDMILVHGDTTTTFAASLVAFYNQVRIGHVEAGLRTFDKYSPFPEEMNRQMTDNLADLYFAPTSESKANLLMEHHPESAIFITGNTAIDALRLTVQEDYHHQVLDQLDPEKKLVLVTMHRRENQGQPMRAVFGALREMVDAHPELEVVYPVHLSPAVQEAAKDILGDHDRIHLIAPLDVFDFHNLASRSYFIMSDSGGVQEEAPSLGKPVLVLRDTTERPEGVKAGTLKLVGTDPERVKEEMTALLTDPDLYQKMASARNPYGDGKASERIVQAIQHYYGLVALVSELREGEV; translated from the coding sequence ATGAAAAAGATTAAAGTGATGGTTGTTTTTGGGACGCGTCCAGAAGCTATTAAAATGGCTCCCCTGGTTTTAGAGCTCCAAAAGCAAAGTGAGACCATTGAAACGATAACAGTGGTAACTGCTCAGCATCGTCAAATGCTGGATCAAGTGCTAGAGACCTTCCATATTCAACCGGATTACGATCTAGATATTATGGGGAAAAACCAATCTCTTCTAGATATTACGGCTAAAATCCTTGAAAAATTTGACCCAGTGGTGAAAGAAGTGCATCCGGATATGATTTTGGTTCATGGGGACACAACGACGACTTTTGCGGCCAGTCTTGTTGCCTTTTATAACCAAGTCCGTATCGGTCATGTAGAGGCGGGTCTCAGGACTTTCGATAAGTATTCGCCTTTCCCTGAGGAAATGAACCGTCAAATGACGGATAACCTGGCAGATCTCTATTTTGCCCCAACCAGTGAAAGCAAGGCCAATCTTCTTATGGAACATCATCCAGAGTCGGCCATTTTCATTACGGGGAATACGGCGATTGATGCCCTGCGATTGACAGTACAAGAGGATTATCACCACCAGGTGCTTGATCAGTTAGATCCGGAGAAGAAACTGGTCTTAGTGACCATGCACCGTCGGGAAAACCAAGGCCAACCGATGCGAGCAGTGTTTGGTGCCTTGAGAGAAATGGTGGATGCTCATCCGGAGTTGGAAGTTGTTTATCCAGTCCATCTCAGTCCAGCTGTTCAAGAGGCGGCAAAGGACATCTTAGGAGACCACGATCGCATTCATTTGATTGCGCCTTTGGACGTCTTTGACTTTCATAACCTCGCATCGAGAAGTTACTTTATTATGTCTGATTCGGGAGGAGTTCAGGAGGAGGCCCCTTCCTTAGGCAAGCCTGTCTTAGTCCTTCGGGATACGACCGAACGTCCAGAAGGCGTCAAAGCTGGAACCTTAAAATTGGTCGGAACCGATCCTGAGCGCGTGAAGGAAGAAATGACTGCTCTGTTGACGGACCCAGATCTGTATCAAAAAATGGCTTCGGCCCGAAATCCATATGGAGATGGGAAGGCATCTGAGCGGATTGTTCAAGCCATTCAACACTATTATGGCCTCGTTGCCTTGGTGTCTGAACTTAGAGAGGGAGAGGTTTAG